A single genomic interval of Cytophagia bacterium CHB2 harbors:
- a CDS encoding extracellular solute-binding protein has translation MRNIALALVFGVLLLGMLYLAFGGSRPDPNELIIWTQDFAPGRVVLDSLLAKFSRENPGLTAKQIYYETEELRSNYIIAGLGGSGPDLLYGPADMVGPLHVMKLIQPLDSLLSEAELANFDPMARVRYKGHLYMLADRVGNHLTLVYNKKILPHPPKTTDELLDIGKRLSQDLDGDGRYDMYTLAWNFIEPFFFVPFLGGYGGWVMDENARPTLNTEATIRASQFIALLREKKIVPYECDLDLANQLFKQGKAAMVINGPWSWGGYLDAGVDIGLARIPQVSETGLWPTPMVSATGFCLNVNSSGERREKALKLLRFLTEPENELQYTYALRAIPSRLEACQDSIFLQDPILISSRDQISVGRPMPIDPEMRAIWDAMRPAYQSLLNGRLTPEQAALKMQTDAEKLIHEMFAQ, from the coding sequence ATGCGAAACATTGCGCTCGCGTTGGTGTTCGGCGTCCTTTTGCTGGGCATGTTGTATCTGGCTTTTGGCGGCTCGCGTCCGGATCCGAATGAACTCATCATTTGGACGCAAGACTTTGCCCCCGGCCGGGTGGTGTTGGATTCGTTGCTCGCCAAGTTCAGCCGTGAGAATCCCGGTCTCACCGCCAAGCAAATTTATTATGAAACCGAAGAATTGCGCAGCAATTACATCATCGCGGGACTCGGCGGCAGCGGCCCGGATTTGCTTTATGGTCCGGCAGACATGGTCGGCCCGCTGCACGTCATGAAATTGATTCAACCGCTGGACAGTTTGTTGAGCGAAGCTGAACTGGCGAACTTCGATCCCATGGCGCGCGTGCGCTACAAAGGCCATTTGTACATGCTCGCCGATCGCGTCGGCAATCATCTTACCCTGGTCTACAACAAAAAGATTTTGCCGCATCCGCCCAAAACCACCGATGAACTGCTCGATATCGGCAAACGCCTTTCGCAAGACTTGGACGGCGATGGCAGGTATGACATGTACACCCTGGCGTGGAATTTTATCGAACCCTTTTTCTTTGTTCCGTTTTTGGGTGGTTATGGCGGCTGGGTCATGGATGAAAATGCGCGTCCGACGTTGAACACCGAAGCCACCATTCGCGCCTCGCAATTCATTGCCTTGTTGCGTGAAAAAAAAATTGTGCCGTATGAATGTGATCTCGATCTCGCCAATCAACTGTTCAAGCAAGGCAAAGCCGCGATGGTGATCAACGGGCCGTGGAGCTGGGGCGGATACCTCGACGCCGGCGTTGATATTGGCCTGGCGCGTATTCCTCAAGTGAGTGAAACCGGCCTGTGGCCGACGCCCATGGTTTCCGCCACCGGTTTTTGTTTAAATGTGAACAGCAGCGGCGAGCGCCGCGAAAAAGCGCTGAAGCTTCTGCGCTTTTTGACCGAGCCGGAAAATGAGTTGCAATACACCTATGCCCTGCGCGCCATTCCGTCGCGTTTGGAAGCGTGCCAGGATTCGATTTTCTTGCAAGACCCGATCTTGATCAGCTCGCGGGATCAAATTTCCGTTGGCAGGCCCATGCCGATTGATCCCGAAATGCGCGCGATTTGGGACGCCATGCGGCCGGCATATCAAAGTTTATTGAACGGCCGCCTGACACCAGAACAGGCCGCGCTGAAAATGCAAACCGACGCCGAAAAGCTGATTCATGAAATGTTTGCGCAGTGA
- a CDS encoding tetratricopeptide repeat protein — MTSNRLPVIACWIVLAGLCSPAHSQDLSGRWLYGFSLGTQKFIGNQNDSANVLLSAGNATTGRVVQSGYGLGLSGSLERRFSSRLGLGLSLGYATLPFNLRLNLPNFTATSALRTQLLYSELLFDYELANQTLFRPYLMLGAGYLNFRVSDSKRLHGGKGLIGAGARVKIRPQMMLNASLAYNFQASDNLDAANNGKQDAFVSARLGVSFITGGAGYTPKDLFSENRTRENRVEPAMTPSREGKDSARTQKASAGEVESKNRFAANNAAARANQSPPIAKSNPAGRAGSASQAQPNRSRPAATARAKAPSFPVAYEQALQSFYAQQYAASVQQFSNLITHYPTHVLVHNCHYWLGKAQFELKDYPAAIVSFNRVLLATKSAKQDDALFLLGSSLLEVRRPEEARQTLQRLVQSYPESALAGKAKELLAKM; from the coding sequence ATGACATCAAATCGCTTGCCGGTCATTGCATGTTGGATAGTGCTGGCTGGCCTCTGTTCGCCGGCGCACAGCCAAGATTTGAGCGGACGCTGGCTTTATGGTTTTAGTTTGGGCACGCAAAAATTCATTGGCAATCAAAATGATTCCGCCAATGTTCTGCTCTCCGCCGGGAATGCGACTACCGGCCGGGTGGTGCAATCCGGATACGGCCTCGGCCTTTCCGGTTCGCTGGAACGTCGTTTTTCCTCCCGCCTGGGTTTGGGCTTGTCGCTCGGGTACGCGACTCTGCCTTTCAATCTCCGGTTGAACTTGCCGAATTTTACCGCCACTTCTGCGCTCCGCACCCAGTTGCTATATAGCGAGTTGTTGTTTGACTATGAGCTGGCCAACCAGACGCTCTTTCGTCCCTATCTCATGCTGGGCGCCGGTTATCTCAACTTTCGTGTGTCGGATTCCAAACGCTTGCACGGCGGCAAAGGCTTGATTGGTGCAGGCGCGCGCGTGAAGATTCGACCGCAAATGATGCTGAACGCCAGCCTCGCGTATAATTTCCAGGCAAGCGACAATCTCGACGCCGCCAACAACGGCAAACAAGACGCCTTCGTCAGTGCGCGCCTGGGCGTTTCTTTTATCACCGGCGGCGCGGGTTATACTCCCAAAGATCTGTTCAGTGAAAACCGCACGCGCGAAAATCGCGTTGAACCGGCGATGACGCCATCCCGTGAAGGCAAGGATTCTGCGCGCACGCAAAAAGCAAGCGCGGGCGAGGTTGAAAGCAAGAACAGGTTCGCCGCGAATAACGCGGCCGCGCGCGCGAATCAATCCCCGCCGATCGCGAAATCCAATCCGGCTGGTAGGGCCGGGTCTGCTTCCCAAGCGCAACCCAATCGCAGCAGGCCTGCGGCAACGGCGCGAGCAAAAGCTCCGAGTTTCCCGGTCGCCTATGAGCAAGCCCTGCAGAGCTTTTATGCGCAGCAGTATGCCGCGTCTGTGCAGCAATTCTCCAATTTGATTACACATTATCCCACACATGTTTTGGTTCACAATTGCCATTATTGGCTGGGCAAGGCGCAATTTGAGTTGAAAGATTATCCGGCGGCGATTGTGTCGTTCAATCGCGTGTTGCTGGCGACAAAATCGGCAAAACAAGATGACGCTTTGTTTTTGCTCGGCAGCAGTTTGCTGGAAGTGCGCCGTCCGGAGGAGGCGCGTCAAACATTGCAGCGTCTCGTGCAAAGTTATCCCGAAAGCGCGCTTGCCGGGAAAGCCAAAGAATTGCTCGCGAAGATGTAA